The Pseudomonadota bacterium genome window below encodes:
- a CDS encoding PEP-utilizing enzyme — MYPYYYVFGKGKTEREKYESSQFWFYDGVHYPFPMHPLDLIWDDMWHLTLSGFVSKVFVIPNSNGIDHKILNGYIYLAGTFPPKEEEEKRVPYVMARTGHYYERYEELYKLWITKMMAVIDEMKSIHFPGTLPWVSDDSYVFEHKGYFEGDEILRGYDRMIELAQRAWQLHMEMDGLAYGGYVNFIYTMRDLFPGITDKAIGQMLTGFSGEMFRPPEELQKLAKSAIDLGVAQTIQGYDKWTDMAAKLQQTETGKEWLAKVEAVREPWFEMSIGGGWHHMDVAWNDNLEVPLAHIKNYIRMLEKGERIDRPSEEVEKESKRVASEYRSLITNDKDREIFDQRLGLAKTVSIFPESHQFYIENWFHALFYRRARELGQMFVSRGVLNDKDDIFYLNRFEIYPVLYDVLASWCTCVPAIATYEIPPKIERRKEIYNKFKEWSPPPALGPAPDVVTEPNSIVLWGVTTEKIDMWLQAADIKPEDVTELKGFAGSSGIVEGTARVCMELEDIAKLKAGDVLVGRMTAASWAPAFNVIAGCVTDIGGTFCHAAIVAREYKMPAVVGVGNGTVIIKTGDKLRVDGDTGVVTILERAK, encoded by the coding sequence ATGTATCCTTACTATTACGTATTCGGCAAAGGCAAGACAGAGAGGGAGAAGTACGAGAGCAGTCAGTTCTGGTTTTATGACGGCGTCCATTACCCGTTTCCGATGCATCCTCTGGACCTCATATGGGACGACATGTGGCACTTGACGCTATCCGGATTTGTCAGCAAGGTATTTGTAATACCCAATTCGAATGGAATCGACCACAAAATACTTAACGGTTACATTTACCTGGCCGGGACGTTTCCACCTAAGGAAGAGGAAGAGAAAAGGGTCCCCTACGTTATGGCAAGGACCGGCCACTACTATGAACGCTACGAGGAGTTGTACAAGCTCTGGATAACAAAAATGATGGCTGTCATCGACGAGATGAAGTCGATCCATTTTCCAGGTACACTGCCATGGGTATCAGATGATTCCTATGTTTTTGAACACAAGGGGTACTTCGAAGGTGACGAAATCCTTCGCGGCTACGACAGAATGATCGAACTTGCCCAGAGGGCCTGGCAGCTTCACATGGAAATGGATGGCCTGGCATACGGTGGCTATGTGAACTTCATCTACACCATGAGGGACCTCTTCCCGGGCATCACAGATAAGGCCATCGGCCAGATGCTCACCGGTTTTTCCGGCGAAATGTTCCGGCCGCCGGAAGAGCTGCAGAAGCTGGCAAAATCTGCCATTGATCTTGGAGTAGCTCAAACCATACAGGGTTACGACAAGTGGACGGACATGGCTGCAAAACTGCAGCAGACGGAAACGGGCAAGGAATGGCTGGCTAAGGTGGAAGCAGTGCGTGAGCCATGGTTTGAGATGAGCATCGGCGGCGGCTGGCATCACATGGATGTTGCCTGGAATGACAACCTTGAAGTGCCTCTGGCTCACATAAAGAACTATATCAGGATGCTTGAGAAGGGAGAACGCATCGACCGGCCCAGTGAAGAAGTGGAAAAGGAAAGCAAGCGTGTTGCATCTGAATACCGCAGCCTCATCACCAACGATAAGGATAGAGAGATTTTTGATCAGCGACTCGGACTAGCGAAAACAGTCTCCATCTTTCCTGAAAGTCACCAATTTTACATCGAGAACTGGTTCCACGCGCTGTTTTACAGGAGAGCCAGAGAACTTGGACAGATGTTCGTTTCGCGTGGTGTATTGAACGATAAAGACGACATCTTCTATTTGAACCGCTTCGAGATATACCCTGTGCTCTATGATGTCCTGGCGTCCTGGTGTACCTGCGTGCCGGCAATAGCTACTTACGAGATCCCGCCGAAGATTGAGCGGCGAAAAGAAATTTACAACAAGTTCAAGGAATGGAGCCCTCCACCGGCACTTGGTCCTGCACCCGATGTAGTTACAGAGCCCAATTCGATCGTTTTATGGGGCGTTACCACAGAAAAGATAGACATGTGGCTTCAGGCAGCAGACATTAAACCTGAAGACGTTACTGAGTTAAAAGGTTTTGCCGGTTCATCAGGCATTGTCGAGGGAACTGCCCGTGTATGCATGGAATTGGAAGATATTGCGAAGTTAAAAGCGGGCGATGTACTGGTCGGCAGGATGACGGCTGCAAGCTGGGCGCCTGCATTCAACGTCATAGCAGGATGTGTAACCGATATCGGCGGAACGTTCTGTCATGCTGCCATCGTTGCAAGAGAATACAAGATGCCCGCAGTCGTCGGGGTCGGCAACGGCACGGTAATTATCAAGACCGGCGACAAGCTGAGGGTCGACGGTGATACAGGGGTTGTAACAATACTTGAGAGAGCGAAATAA
- a CDS encoding acyl-CoA dehydratase activase — protein MNNGKLLTGIDAGHVATKAVIMRGQEILGYCTIPTGFDVVDAAQAALNSALKNAGISGNELGGIVATGIFKEIIKVPSLNVTKTVPEYVADAMGALFLNKNSRTVIDIGGNIHKAVSYDQDGTLLDVIQNDKCADGLGIFYTSMANALGLSEQEMSELSLRSTKNLSIAIQCSLSAESDAIDLMCQGADIADVAGAVSRFIVERVADMCTYMPLTEDIVVVGGLAKSKAIVKHLPDLIKKEVSVLDLPEYVGAIGAAISDGGGK, from the coding sequence ATGAATAATGGAAAACTTCTGACTGGAATTGATGCGGGACATGTTGCTACGAAGGCTGTAATTATGAGGGGTCAGGAAATCCTTGGGTATTGCACAATACCCACAGGATTTGATGTAGTGGATGCTGCTCAAGCAGCACTAAATTCGGCTTTGAAGAATGCCGGAATTTCAGGGAACGAATTGGGAGGAATCGTAGCTACCGGGATATTTAAGGAAATAATTAAGGTTCCGTCTTTGAATGTAACTAAAACTGTGCCCGAATACGTAGCGGATGCTATGGGGGCATTATTCCTTAATAAGAATTCCAGAACGGTTATTGACATAGGCGGAAATATTCATAAAGCTGTTAGCTATGACCAGGACGGTACTCTCCTGGACGTGATTCAAAATGATAAATGTGCAGATGGTCTTGGCATTTTTTACACCAGCATGGCCAATGCCTTAGGACTAAGTGAACAGGAAATGTCCGAATTGTCACTTAGATCCACCAAAAATCTATCAATCGCTATTCAATGTTCCCTATCTGCTGAATCAGACGCTATTGATTTAATGTGTCAGGGTGCGGATATCGCTGATGTTGCAGGTGCTGTATCAAGATTCATAGTGGAACGCGTTGCCGATATGTGCACGTATATGCCCCTTACTGAAGATATTGTGGTAGTCGGAGGATTAGCAAAATCTAAAGCAATTGTTAAACACCTTCCTGATTTAATAAAAAAAGAGGTAAGTGTATTAGACCTACCGGAATATGTGGGTGCAATAGGCGCGGCGATTAGTGACGGAGGTGGAAAATGA
- a CDS encoding replication-associated recombination protein A produces MELFKDSDFQEKDSRKPLADRMRPRNLDAFVGQWHILGEGKLLKVLLEKKDVPSLILWGPSGVGKTTIGWIIGKELDLPFISLSAVNIGIKEVKEAIQKSKLRKIILFIDEFHRFNKLQQDTFLPYVENGDIILIGATTENPSFEIISPLLSRMKVLTLNPLTVDEMVIIIKRALKEDIELKAFSLQIDEHIIEELALLANGDARKALNLLEVCFKMVKKSGKGELVIEHNVLKEAYQKNIAVYDKKGEMHYDLISAFHKSMRGSDPDAALYWLARMIEGGEDPLYILRRMVRFASEDIGNADPDALMLVISATEAFKFIGPPEGYLAIAQACIYLSLCEKSNAVYTAYSRVSKDVKNLPEYPVPLHIRNAPTKLMGELGYGDGYLYPHNFDDAIVKQSYFPDEMKNKRYYSPTDRGYEKKLKTFLEKVKQVYSKSKG; encoded by the coding sequence ATGGAATTATTCAAAGACTCTGACTTTCAGGAAAAAGATTCCCGTAAACCTCTTGCAGACAGGATGAGGCCAAGGAATCTCGATGCCTTTGTCGGCCAGTGGCACATACTCGGGGAAGGGAAGCTCCTCAAGGTTCTCCTTGAAAAAAAAGATGTACCATCTCTAATTTTGTGGGGACCAAGCGGCGTCGGAAAAACAACGATCGGCTGGATTATCGGCAAAGAACTGGATCTTCCCTTTATATCACTAAGCGCAGTAAATATCGGCATTAAAGAAGTCAAAGAAGCTATACAGAAATCAAAACTGCGCAAAATCATTCTATTTATTGATGAGTTTCACAGGTTTAACAAACTCCAGCAGGACACATTCCTCCCCTACGTTGAAAACGGCGACATAATCCTCATCGGCGCAACAACGGAAAACCCCTCTTTTGAAATTATCTCACCCCTCCTGTCGCGGATGAAGGTATTAACATTAAATCCGCTCACTGTCGACGAGATGGTTATTATTATAAAAAGGGCGTTGAAGGAAGATATTGAATTAAAGGCATTTTCCCTGCAGATTGATGAACACATCATAGAAGAGCTTGCCCTTCTGGCAAATGGTGATGCGAGAAAGGCGCTTAATCTCCTGGAAGTATGCTTTAAAATGGTGAAAAAGTCGGGAAAAGGTGAATTGGTTATTGAACACAATGTGCTGAAGGAGGCCTATCAGAAAAATATCGCCGTATATGACAAAAAAGGCGAGATGCATTATGACCTTATCAGCGCATTTCACAAAAGCATGAGAGGCTCTGACCCGGATGCTGCGCTATACTGGCTTGCCCGCATGATCGAAGGCGGCGAAGATCCGTTATATATACTAAGGAGAATGGTGCGGTTCGCATCGGAAGATATAGGCAATGCCGATCCTGATGCATTGATGCTTGTAATTTCGGCAACTGAAGCATTCAAATTCATCGGGCCGCCGGAGGGCTATCTCGCCATTGCACAAGCATGTATATATCTTTCCCTGTGTGAAAAGAGCAACGCTGTCTACACGGCTTACAGCAGGGTGAGCAAGGATGTGAAAAACCTGCCTGAATACCCTGTCCCTCTGCACATAAGAAATGCACCCACAAAGCTTATGGGAGAGTTAGGCTACGGTGACGGCTATCTGTATCCTCACAATTTCGATGATGCAATCGTCAAGCAGTCATATTTTCCTGATGAAATGAAAAACAAAAGATACTATTCTCCAACAGACAGGGGCTACGAAAAGAAACTGAAAACATTTTTGGAAAAAGTGAAACAGGTTTACAGCAAAAGCAAGGGGTAG
- a CDS encoding class I adenylate-forming enzyme family protein: MTKLGITSTYKDVENLTVGEALERSAEIVPNKVCVFFKDDSLTYKGLNEQSNALAGALQEMKIKKGDRVAVYMSNCPELYIAFYAIQKIGAIVTWVNAAYRTQELMFILSNSQAKAVFVQKGKDDSDNFALVQSLRGSLPDLSCVISLNGGQGDGVTVFEDALSSGRKKGYKKPSINIYQDLSMLIYTSGTTGIPKGSMITQYQAVRGGYSHVRGVKATSDDVLLGILPLAHSFGCGTTLIKPVLIQASVILMEAFKAEEALKLIDSRRPTLQHGSPAHYIMEMNYPNIDRYDLSSLRAGYLAGQICPEELIQWGEDRNIYLSSSWGNSEIGPGAGTMCPYRTPLEVRKKTVGKAIPGTRIKVIDPQTGKQVGAGEVGEMMVKGPNVLKGYWQNQQETDKQLEKDGWLHTGDLVSKDEKGFITMYGRSKDLINRGGLKIYPAEIESLILQHPKIIQACVVGTPNPVLGESICAVIIPKGNASVSLNEIRDFLKNKVARHKLPDELSIVSDFPKLAGGVKIKKFGEGGVQELALLDENREKVR; this comes from the coding sequence ATGACAAAACTCGGCATTACAAGCACTTATAAAGATGTGGAAAATCTGACGGTTGGAGAAGCGCTCGAAAGAAGCGCAGAAATTGTTCCCAACAAGGTATGTGTTTTCTTTAAAGATGATAGTCTTACCTATAAGGGGCTTAATGAGCAATCGAATGCCCTTGCCGGTGCTCTTCAGGAGATGAAGATCAAAAAAGGGGACAGGGTTGCTGTTTACATGTCCAATTGTCCCGAATTATATATTGCTTTTTATGCCATTCAAAAGATCGGAGCAATAGTTACCTGGGTGAATGCAGCTTACAGGACCCAGGAATTGATGTTTATACTCAGCAATTCTCAGGCAAAGGCTGTGTTTGTGCAGAAGGGGAAAGACGATTCGGATAATTTTGCCCTTGTCCAGAGTTTGCGAGGTAGTCTCCCTGATTTATCATGTGTAATATCCCTGAATGGAGGGCAGGGCGACGGAGTGACGGTATTTGAGGATGCTCTCTCAAGCGGAAGAAAAAAAGGATATAAGAAGCCTTCCATTAATATTTATCAAGACCTTTCAATGCTGATTTACACTTCCGGGACAACAGGCATTCCGAAAGGTTCGATGATTACCCAGTATCAGGCTGTAAGGGGTGGATATTCCCATGTTCGCGGTGTTAAGGCAACGTCGGACGATGTTCTTCTTGGCATACTTCCTCTGGCCCATTCATTTGGTTGCGGCACCACTCTTATTAAACCGGTTCTGATTCAGGCATCCGTCATTCTGATGGAAGCTTTCAAGGCAGAAGAGGCGTTAAAGCTTATAGATTCCCGGAGGCCGACGCTGCAGCATGGTTCTCCTGCACATTACATTATGGAAATGAATTATCCGAACATTGACAGATATGACCTTTCAAGTTTAAGGGCCGGTTATCTTGCAGGGCAGATATGTCCTGAAGAATTAATCCAATGGGGAGAAGACAGGAATATATACTTATCTTCTTCCTGGGGGAATTCAGAAATAGGTCCCGGAGCAGGCACAATGTGTCCCTACAGGACGCCGCTCGAAGTGCGCAAAAAAACTGTCGGCAAGGCTATTCCAGGGACAAGGATAAAAGTTATTGACCCGCAAACCGGTAAGCAGGTTGGCGCAGGTGAGGTCGGCGAGATGATGGTTAAGGGACCTAATGTTCTGAAAGGGTATTGGCAGAACCAGCAGGAGACAGATAAACAACTGGAAAAGGATGGATGGCTGCATACCGGAGACCTGGTATCAAAAGATGAAAAGGGTTTTATCACTATGTACGGAAGAAGCAAGGATTTGATAAACCGGGGCGGACTGAAGATATACCCTGCCGAAATTGAATCGCTGATTCTACAGCATCCGAAGATAATACAGGCCTGTGTTGTTGGAACGCCTAATCCTGTTCTCGGAGAAAGCATATGTGCAGTTATCATACCTAAGGGTAATGCCAGTGTTTCTCTTAATGAGATTCGTGATTTCCTCAAAAATAAAGTTGCCAGACACAAACTTCCCGATGAGTTGTCCATTGTTTCTGATTTTCCAAAACTTGCAGGGGGCGTAAAAATAAAGAAATTCGGTGAGGGTGGAGTTCAGGAACTGGCATTGCTGGATGAGAATCGGGAAAAGGTTCGATGA
- a CDS encoding acyl-CoA dehydratase activase, which translates to MSEHTLINEHPDFTKAKAIVAGVDVGAVSSKALILLDGQPCAVSQVKTRMPEESAFRAINEALAKTNFKLENIHYIVGTGCGRTQVPFAHKTITEIPCSAAGAVHIWGPSVRTVLDLGGQSCRVIHCTGKGRATAFLWNDKCAAGIGRSMEAFANLVKKEVTEMGDIALQFDQFPKLSDFCSVYAQSEILDLIRSKASKEQAIAAYHYAMAKRISTLAARSGVKKDFVIIGGLARNPGITDWVEKILKVSRLAPKPEWDPALITALGAALFADTFYRRQQSDVSNKSEESQCA; encoded by the coding sequence ATGAGCGAGCACACTTTAATCAATGAACACCCGGATTTTACAAAGGCTAAGGCCATAGTGGCCGGCGTAGATGTTGGAGCAGTGAGTTCCAAAGCTTTGATACTGCTCGATGGACAGCCCTGTGCAGTTTCTCAGGTAAAAACCCGAATGCCTGAAGAATCTGCTTTCAGGGCCATAAACGAGGCTTTAGCTAAAACTAATTTTAAGTTAGAAAATATCCATTATATAGTAGGAACCGGTTGCGGGAGGACGCAAGTGCCTTTTGCACATAAAACTATAACTGAAATTCCCTGCAGCGCTGCAGGCGCAGTACATATTTGGGGACCGTCTGTGCGTACGGTGCTGGACCTTGGAGGTCAAAGCTGCAGGGTCATTCACTGCACAGGAAAAGGCAGAGCAACTGCTTTCCTTTGGAACGACAAATGTGCTGCCGGTATTGGACGCTCCATGGAAGCATTTGCAAATCTGGTTAAGAAAGAAGTAACGGAGATGGGGGACATCGCTCTTCAATTTGATCAGTTCCCCAAACTGAGCGACTTTTGTTCGGTCTATGCACAGTCCGAGATTTTGGATTTGATTCGGAGTAAAGCGTCTAAGGAACAGGCAATAGCAGCTTACCACTACGCTATGGCCAAGAGAATCAGCACATTGGCAGCCAGATCAGGTGTGAAAAAGGATTTTGTTATTATTGGAGGTTTGGCCAGGAATCCGGGAATAACTGATTGGGTGGAAAAGATCCTTAAAGTAAGCAGGCTGGCTCCAAAACCTGAATGGGATCCTGCGCTGATAACAGCTCTGGGCGCAGCTCTATTTGCTGATACTTTCTATAGGCGGCAACAATCCGATGTATCAAACAAGTCAGAGGAAAGCCAGTGCGCATAG
- a CDS encoding 2-hydroxyacyl-CoA dehydratase family protein — MAYDITTWSDFKNYQSACYRNYVNGSEGLRCMGSTWSPLAPLKGLGDDILMIGGEPHAASTAGTFPEEAREDISASEVAGIGLHSCSYLKLFVGEVVRDRIGITDGTIKEGYPKPDLIWTTHLCNLHAKWYQEVSRRLGGIPMYAIDMIGGGNAEKDPKIVKYVCDQMELGIQWLEKITGRDFSDELFIKATRNEIKVLVLWGNICALNRHSPAPLDERRLIALFPPAMVDRTTDECVRLYEALLKEVRYMVETGQSVAPDQRYRIVYFGLAHTYGHPEMARILRDAGAEIVASVYTFGTAGNFKGIVNGSWTFDPIDPAWVDELDLSTRKKAITELAKIVLGWPTWQGVRSYWALESMAQAMITEYKADGLLLAPSRSCETDFRNGYVGMQRIFKSKIPTIEYDSDQVDVRKMDLPGAQRKTELFVHLMEAHKKGGV, encoded by the coding sequence ATGGCATACGACATAACAACTTGGAGTGACTTCAAGAATTACCAGAGTGCCTGCTACAGGAACTATGTAAATGGTTCTGAAGGCCTTCGCTGCATGGGTTCTACCTGGAGCCCGCTGGCTCCTCTGAAGGGGCTGGGCGATGATATATTGATGATAGGCGGCGAGCCGCACGCCGCGTCAACTGCCGGTACATTCCCTGAAGAGGCCCGTGAGGATATTTCAGCTTCTGAAGTCGCAGGGATAGGCCTTCACTCTTGCAGTTACCTGAAACTCTTTGTAGGAGAAGTGGTACGCGATAGAATAGGCATTACAGATGGAACAATCAAAGAAGGATATCCCAAACCGGATTTGATCTGGACTACACATTTGTGCAATCTGCATGCAAAATGGTATCAGGAAGTTTCAAGACGTTTAGGCGGCATACCTATGTACGCAATTGACATGATCGGCGGGGGAAATGCGGAGAAAGATCCTAAAATTGTAAAGTATGTGTGCGACCAGATGGAGCTGGGGATACAATGGCTTGAGAAAATAACAGGCAGGGATTTTTCGGATGAATTGTTCATCAAGGCAACAAGAAACGAGATCAAGGTCCTCGTTTTATGGGGCAATATATGTGCGTTAAACAGGCACAGCCCCGCGCCTTTGGATGAGCGCCGTCTTATAGCTCTGTTCCCGCCGGCCATGGTAGACAGGACAACTGATGAATGCGTGCGGTTATATGAGGCATTGCTTAAGGAAGTGAGATACATGGTTGAGACCGGACAAAGCGTGGCTCCGGATCAACGGTACAGAATAGTCTATTTTGGACTGGCACACACTTACGGTCATCCGGAAATGGCAAGAATCCTTAGAGACGCCGGGGCCGAGATTGTAGCCTCAGTCTATACCTTTGGTACGGCGGGTAATTTCAAGGGAATTGTAAATGGAAGCTGGACATTTGATCCCATTGACCCTGCATGGGTCGATGAACTGGATTTGTCTACCAGAAAAAAGGCGATAACCGAGCTTGCCAAAATAGTTCTGGGCTGGCCAACCTGGCAAGGGGTAAGGTCCTACTGGGCGCTGGAATCAATGGCTCAGGCAATGATAACAGAATATAAAGCAGACGGGCTTTTGCTGGCGCCTTCCCGTAGTTGCGAAACTGATTTCAGGAACGGTTATGTGGGGATGCAGCGCATTTTTAAAAGTAAAATTCCGACCATAGAATACGACAGCGACCAGGTAGATGTTCGAAAAATGGATTTACCAGGCGCCCAACGGAAAACAGAGTTGTTTGTGCATCTCATGGAAGCGCATAAAAAAGGAGGTGTATGA
- a CDS encoding 2-hydroxyacyl-CoA dehydratase family protein, protein MMNNGSDTIIERFRSITENTHEYAKSLQEKGKLLAGYMCTHVPEEILYAAGIIPVRVLSSHVSQAMTRSYIHETYCSFSHDCAYQGLQHNYDYLDLIVTSSSCIHMGEAFNVWVRFAGFQEKSYLISFPHIIHSKPAGGFMKESFEEFRQFIEKFSKKTITDDDIERAIKVYNHTRRLLQQLWEFLRRDNSPITGPEVAAVTLASQLMDKEEYNQMLEQLIKRLENNPGKVPSRVRLMVTGGACDDLRIFDLIESLNYPASLIFIDSCTAARYFWFEVPEDRSDKLEAIAEGYISRIPCPSKDTVPGTGEKKRFRFIQQFIQDFKPDGIVFLYQRFCSPQSMDIVALKPILDKLGIPWTELELDTTVPVTLFGTQLEAFVETITGVAP, encoded by the coding sequence ATGATGAACAATGGCTCTGACACAATAATAGAACGTTTTCGTTCAATAACTGAAAATACTCATGAATACGCCAAATCTTTACAGGAGAAAGGGAAACTGCTTGCAGGATATATGTGCACCCATGTTCCTGAAGAAATTCTTTACGCAGCCGGGATTATACCGGTGAGAGTTTTAAGTTCACATGTTTCGCAAGCAATGACAAGGAGCTATATTCATGAAACATACTGCTCTTTTTCACATGATTGCGCATACCAGGGACTCCAGCACAATTATGATTACCTGGACTTGATTGTAACGAGCAGCAGTTGCATACACATGGGTGAAGCCTTTAATGTCTGGGTCAGGTTTGCAGGATTCCAGGAAAAAAGCTATCTCATATCGTTCCCTCATATCATACATTCTAAACCTGCCGGCGGGTTTATGAAGGAGTCTTTCGAAGAGTTCAGACAATTCATTGAGAAGTTTTCTAAAAAAACTATAACAGATGATGATATTGAGAGGGCGATTAAAGTTTACAACCACACCAGAAGACTCCTTCAACAACTTTGGGAGTTCTTGAGACGCGACAACTCGCCTATAACGGGACCGGAAGTAGCTGCTGTGACTCTGGCTTCTCAGCTTATGGATAAGGAAGAATACAATCAAATGCTGGAGCAACTTATCAAGAGATTGGAAAACAATCCAGGGAAAGTTCCCTCACGGGTAAGGCTGATGGTAACGGGAGGCGCATGTGACGACCTGAGAATTTTCGATTTAATTGAAAGCCTGAATTATCCGGCGAGCCTGATATTTATTGATTCATGCACGGCAGCAAGGTACTTCTGGTTTGAAGTGCCCGAGGACAGATCGGACAAGCTTGAAGCAATTGCTGAGGGATACATCAGCAGAATCCCTTGTCCTTCAAAAGACACTGTTCCCGGTACAGGGGAGAAAAAAAGGTTCAGATTCATTCAACAGTTTATCCAGGATTTCAAGCCCGATGGAATAGTATTCCTATATCAGAGATTTTGCAGCCCTCAATCGATGGATATTGTGGCACTGAAGCCCATCCTGGATAAATTAGGCATTCCCTGGACTGAACTTGAACTTGATACAACCGTACCAGTAACTTTATTCGGGACTCAGTTGGAAGCTTTTGTAGAAACCATAACGGGGGTGGCGCCATGA
- a CDS encoding DUF1318 domain-containing protein, with protein MLKRFRHLSFFVFLFVAACVTINVYFPAAAIQKAADQIVDDVTGTKDQQKQEKKSDTQGWLLDKLKNIDFAPGEAYAQVADITVSTPAIRSIRQSMKETYQQLKPFYIRGSVGENNKGFIEVRNNSDLNLKEKADVTRLVDQQNKNRTALYTEIVKANKLEANSQPQVQKIFANSWRNKSQTNWWIQNDSGEWEKKQ; from the coding sequence ATGTTGAAAAGATTCAGGCATCTTAGTTTCTTTGTATTTCTTTTTGTAGCCGCATGTGTAACAATCAACGTCTATTTTCCAGCTGCTGCGATTCAGAAAGCAGCCGACCAGATTGTAGACGATGTCACAGGAACAAAAGATCAGCAAAAACAAGAAAAGAAATCGGATACACAAGGCTGGCTCCTGGACAAACTGAAAAACATTGATTTTGCACCAGGGGAAGCATATGCTCAGGTGGCAGACATAACTGTATCAACGCCTGCCATACGCAGCATCAGGCAATCAATGAAGGAAACCTATCAGCAGTTAAAACCGTTCTATATTCGTGGGAGCGTTGGTGAAAACAATAAAGGTTTCATAGAAGTACGTAATAATTCAGACCTCAACCTGAAAGAAAAAGCGGATGTGACAAGACTCGTGGATCAGCAGAATAAAAATCGTACAGCCCTCTATACCGAGATTGTTAAAGCAAATAAGCTTGAAGCCAATTCGCAGCCGCAGGTTCAGAAGATATTTGCAAACAGCTGGCGGAACAAATCGCAGACCAACTGGTGGATTCAAAACGATAGCGGAGAATGGGAGAAGAAACAATAG
- a CDS encoding Xaa-Pro peptidase family protein: protein MIVQTGIFDMIPEQDLLKRTGDLKSLMSENHIDFAIILQNVDMFYFSGTMQKGILVIPAEGEPLVFIEKGFDRARSETPFAIIPIRSYKEIKETLVNKGILPGTAGLELDVLPVSLFERLKRVIGFSRYTDITPAVKKLRAVKSPFEIEQMKKSGQIMSQVFAKGKDIVREGTTELDIEAAMAAEGRRLGHQGFLRMRGINQEMMNMTVQSGYTGTITTCLDGPITGVGVTPAVPQGSSFKKVEKGIPVTVDYGGGYNGYITDETRVFVAGKLDERFKKPYNAAREIIEDLIAYARQGIDCSEIFVRAEKIVKQAHLQDYFMGHGEGQVAFIGHGIGLEINELPVITARHKMILKEGMIFAFEPKFVLHPYGAIGIEVDFIVRPNGLERITGDSLDIVYV, encoded by the coding sequence ATGATAGTACAGACAGGAATATTCGACATGATCCCGGAACAGGATTTACTGAAGAGAACCGGAGATCTTAAAAGCCTCATGTCAGAAAATCATATTGATTTTGCCATCATTCTTCAGAATGTGGATATGTTCTATTTCAGCGGTACAATGCAGAAAGGTATCCTTGTAATACCCGCAGAAGGAGAGCCCCTGGTTTTCATTGAAAAGGGCTTTGACAGGGCAAGATCAGAGACGCCGTTTGCCATCATACCTATCAGAAGTTACAAGGAAATTAAAGAGACTCTCGTCAATAAAGGAATTCTGCCGGGTACTGCAGGTCTGGAACTTGATGTCCTGCCGGTATCTCTATTTGAAAGGCTGAAAAGAGTTATAGGCTTCAGCCGCTATACCGACATAACACCCGCTGTCAAGAAATTGAGGGCAGTGAAAAGTCCCTTTGAGATTGAGCAGATGAAAAAATCTGGTCAGATAATGTCACAGGTCTTTGCGAAGGGGAAAGATATTGTCCGTGAGGGCACCACCGAACTCGATATTGAGGCGGCCATGGCTGCTGAGGGCAGGAGACTCGGACATCAGGGATTTCTTCGGATGCGTGGAATAAACCAGGAAATGATGAACATGACAGTTCAGTCGGGATATACCGGCACGATAACCACCTGTCTGGATGGACCTATCACAGGAGTGGGGGTGACGCCTGCAGTTCCACAGGGATCATCATTTAAAAAAGTGGAAAAGGGGATTCCTGTCACAGTCGATTATGGTGGAGGATATAACGGTTATATTACCGATGAAACAAGAGTATTTGTGGCAGGGAAGCTCGATGAGCGATTTAAAAAGCCCTATAATGCAGCACGTGAAATAATAGAAGACTTAATTGCCTATGCACGGCAGGGAATTGATTGCTCGGAGATATTTGTGAGAGCGGAAAAGATTGTAAAGCAAGCACACCTTCAGGATTATTTCATGGGGCACGGCGAAGGGCAGGTCGCTTTCATCGGTCACGGCATTGGTCTTGAAATCAACGAACTGCCGGTTATTACCGCCAGACATAAGATGATTTTGAAAGAAGGGATGATATTTGCCTTTGAGCCTAAATTCGTGCTCCATCCTTACGGTGCAATAGGTATAGAGGTTGATTTTATTGTAAGACCAAATGGCCTTGAACGGATCACAGGAGATTCGCTTGATATTGTATATGTGTAG